GTCTGTAATGCTTTATTCTGGGGAGACAACTCCACTTTCCCCCCTTCTTCATAACTTTCGTTTGCATCATCCAGCAGAGTTATTGTTTTCTTGTAACTCATGTTCTTAAAATACATGATTCAAGAacaatatattcttgttttaAAAATCATGATGTACTTATAAATGCTGTTTATAGTTCCAATAATCAAACACTAGATATAATAACACCATGTTTTCTGAAACAAAAACGTGACATTCTTACAACATGTGTAATAAGAGAACTGCCCTCTTATACTATGGGCTTATAAAGGCTTCATGTAAGTGAAAACGGCTTATAGTGGCCAATTAGGCTCTATATATTGACCCATATACAAAGATGAACTTATAATTTTGTCTCTGTTTTAATGCAAAACTATCTAATGTGTACAAATTCATATTAGCTACAAGGCAGTACTGGTTACAATTTGAGGTCGTTCGGCAAAAGGAACAGTACCATGAATGCTTCGTGAATCTGTGTTAAAGATTGCTCCAATTTTTTGGAGCAATAAAAcatatgttttatgaatctgccctaaatttaagtcagattcatgaaacactcacaaccACCTTTTGGGAACGATCGTTTTGGGGAACGATTATATTGAACCTGATTTTGACATTCGTGAGTATCTCATATCACCGACAGACATGCTTTCTGCATTATAAAGTCCTAAAGTCCAATTGGGACAAGTCCTATTGCGGGAATGCTAACACCTTGTTGGTAGGCTAGTAACGTCAATAGATGAAATTTTCACTCCCGTGGGAAGAAGAAAACTATTTTTCCCACAAAAAAGTGGTAAACGTTTTCCAAGAAAACCTGGGTTATGGGTAGTGCTCATTAATTTGCGAACGGCTTTCATCAGAAAATAATGTATGAAAATGTTTCTTGTCCTTCCAAAAGCTCTGGCTGCATAGCTTTGAGCTTCCAAgatttgctaaaaaaatatctGCCTTGCTTTTGGAAGGAGCAATGAAGCAAATCAAAAAAGCAACAAGAAAGTAAGAAAGCGAATAATATTACCACTGCTTCTGCTATCACTTtgattgagagagagggagagagagagagagagagaagaataagAGGGGTAGGTGAATAAGTGAAAGAGAAAGACAACCCATAAAGACatctgaaagaaaagaaagagaagacaaGCAAGCTAAATACATATATAGGCAAGAGGGGAGGTCTAGCGGGAGACATGCCCAAAAGCTGCAGTTGTGCGTGTGTATCGGTGTCCGGACCGATACTCATCGTATCGGCCGTCTGTCTACGCTCTATGAGGCCTAATGTCGCctctcattgatttttttttctcttttctttcaatttcccGATACGGGATAGAAACCGGGATTCACAACAACATTGATTACGTATTCTTGGGAATTGAAACTAGTTAGCATATTATTATATACATTTTCCCCTAAGAGTAGTTTAAACTGGTGGCCCACATGGATGATCTGTGATGAGCTCACTGATTACTCTCCTACTGAGCTTTCTTTGATTGGCCAAGTTGCATTAGTTTACTGCTAATTAATGCCCAACTCTTGCGTATATTTTGCGTGTTCACATGGTTGATAGAAGCAAATCAGCTACAAATGTAAATAGTCTGGATATGGACAATGTAATTACATTGAAGGTCACATGGTTCGACCAACTATGTTATGCCTTGAAACCAATGTCTCAACAGACTTAGTAGGCGCTTGAGATGAAAGGAAAGCAATTAAGTAAAGAAGCAAGCATGCTTCTCAAAGTAGCAATGGCTGATAAATAGATATATGTGATGGCGTCTGTACTGTTTCTTTCTACGCTGGTCCCAAGAACAGGTGCAGAAAAGGGGATGAGTTCGGTGTCAGATTAGGCAAACCGattgaaagggaaagggaagaaaactaaagagaaaaacggaagaaagaagagaggctGCTGCCAAATATTTCCTGGGCAAATTCAAACTGAACTTCCCACCTTCCACCTTTGATAGTGATGACTGATAATGAGTGCCTGTGCTGATCATTCCCAcattcttccttcctttttcttgtatGTCAATGCAACGCAATGATGACACATGGGGGGGGGATGTCAAACCATCTTGTGCTAGCATGGCTCCCACCTTTCTCAGATCTGCAATTTCCGGCCGGTGGGGTCCGACCGATCCCACCAAGATTCATCCGTTTAATGACAGATCAGGAACCTGAATTCTCTATCTAGTCGAAGACCCGacatgtgcttttttttttttttgggacttCGTTAGTTTGTTTTCTGGaactttttcatgaaagaaagatatgtctatgtgtgtgtatgcatgcatgcagaTTGTGCTTTGTGTATGTGTCTTCAGCAACTAAGGAAGTTCATtgtgtaaaaagaaaaaataaaaggaaggaGAAAACAAGACTTTTGCTTCAATTAAACACGTAAAGTTAAAGAACTTGAAATTCGGAAAATATAAGACACGTTAATTAAGGCGTTCTAGACAGAGTACTGTTCTCACGATGTCTGCAAATGAAAAACTCTCCATGAACAAACTTCTGTGGGGTTTGGTGTTAAAGAAAATGACAGTGATGTAAATCCCTAACCCTTCTGATCTTATACTTTTTTGAActatgccattttttttttcctttggttcTGGGAACACTGTCACCACCTTTTCCGTGCTCACTTTTTTCGTGAAAGCAAAAGCTGAACGAAAAGAAGAgtgaggggggagagagagagagagattagaaaATTCAAAGCCAAAAGTGATAAccataataataacaacaaattTCAGTTGGCTATTTCGCTCACACAAACAAAGAATTGGAGTCTTCATCTTCATCCCGTCCAACCAAAAGAGAAGCAGCAAGAAGAAGAACGGAAGAAGCTGAGGGAAACCTGCAGGTTCACACGGCACCTGAGAGCTCTCTCGTTACGGCATGAACCGTGGGATGTGGCAGACCTCGCCGGTGATGGCGACAGGCAACCTCTATTGGCAGTGGAATCCTAATGCCATCCCCCCTCCGCCTCTTCCTCTCCCACCATCAACTCCTATTCCTTTCCACGCCTCCCCCTCCATGTTCCAACCTTACCAGCAACCGCCATCACTTCTTCTTAGCTCCTCAGCCTGGAATGACAACCAAGAGTTTCCGGAATCTTGGTGCCAATTATTgttgtatctctctctctctctctctctctctcacacacacacacacacacacacacaaattggCTAGTCTTAGCTGGATATAGCTCTGATAATTTTATTTCCGCTCAATGATTTTAAGAATAATAAAAACCAGTTTCTTGCTTTACGTCCTAAATGGCTTTCTGCAGTTAACTATTACTTTGTTCTCACTTTTGAAGTGAATTGGGTAGTTTTCTTGGAGTATGATTGcaagattaattttttgatcTCTCTTTTCTAATGAACATCTTGTTGGAGTGTCTCAGAGGGAGTTTGGTGGGTGACTATGAAAGCCACGGAAACACCAATATGAAGAGAACCGCGGAGAATTTGGAACATCAGGTGCCGATTCCCTCCTCAAACACATACATGACACAAGTGAAACGCGAGGTACTCAATGGTGGTTTTGTGTATTCTCAACATCAAGAGCATCACAATCAAGTGTTGCAGACAACAGCGTCTTCTTCGCGGCAGATCAGCCATCTCGTCTCCTCCCCTACCTCTTGCACAAGTTACAGCAGCAACGTTTTTGATTTCTCCAGTGGCAAGTCAAAGAAACAACCGATCTCATCAGATCGATCACCTG
This window of the Nymphaea colorata isolate Beijing-Zhang1983 chromosome 2, ASM883128v2, whole genome shotgun sequence genome carries:
- the LOC116247198 gene encoding transcription factor bHLH68-like isoform X3, encoding MNRGMWQTSPVMATGNLYWQWNPNAIPPPPLPLPPSTPIPFHASPSMFQPYQQPPSLLLSSSAWNDNQEFPESWCQLLGSLVGDYESHGNTNMKRTAENLEHQVPIPSSNTYMTQVKREVLNGGFVYSQHQEHHNQVLQTTASSSRQISHLVSSPTSCTSYSSNVFDFSSGKSKKQPISSDRSPECNSSATGAAVKKAKLQAAGAGQSSFKGRKVKLGDRVTALHQLVSPFGKTDTASVLLEAIGYIRFLQAQIAALSSPYMDTAPGSLTHPVKGETEGCGCPQDSDQQKVADEPKKDLRSRGLCLVPVYRILNAGSENGAGFWPAAAGAGFQCDR
- the LOC116247198 gene encoding transcription factor bHLH68-like isoform X1; this encodes MNRGMWQTSPVMATGNLYWQWNPNAIPPPPLPLPPSTPIPFHASPSMFQPYQQPPSLLLSSSAWNDNQEFPESWCQLLLGSLVGDYESHGNTNMKRTAENLEHQVPIPSSNTYMTQVKREVLNGGFVYSQHQEHHNQVLQTTASSSRQISHLVSSPTSCTSYSSNVFDFSSGKSKKQPISSDRSPECNSSATGAAVKKAKLQAAGAGQSSFKGRKVKLGDRVTALHQLVSPFGKTDTASVLLEAIGYIRFLQAQIAALSSPYMDTAPGSLTHPVKGETEGCGCPQDSDQQKVADEPKKDLRSRGLCLVPVYRILNAGSENGAGFWPAAAGAGFQCDR
- the LOC116247198 gene encoding transcription factor bHLH68-like isoform X2 encodes the protein MNRGMWQTSPVMATGNLYWQWNPNAIPPPPLPLPPSTPIPFHASPSMFQPYQQPPSLLLSSSAWNDNQEFPESWCQLLLGSLVGDYESHGNTNMKRTAENLEHQVPIPSSNTYMTQVKREVLNGGFVYSQHQEHHNQVLQTTASSSRQISHLVSSPTSCTSYSSNVFDFSSGKSKKQPISSDRSPECNSSATGAAVKKAKLQAAGAGQSSFKGRKVKLGDRVTALHQLVSPFGKTDTASVLLEAIGYIRFLQAQIAALSSPYMDTAPGSLTHPVKGETEGCGCPQDSDQKVADEPKKDLRSRGLCLVPVYRILNAGSENGAGFWPAAAGAGFQCDR